The sequence below is a genomic window from Scatophagus argus isolate fScaArg1 chromosome 8, fScaArg1.pri, whole genome shotgun sequence.
TATTCCTTGAACAGAACGAGGTTGCTTCCCTTTTCGTGGtctttgtgcagtttttaaacacacacatttttcatttttgtcagtccTCATGTTTTACCCTTTAAATTTCCGTCTCCAGCAGTCCTGAGACTCCTGACGGCTGGGTGGGCTCTGCGTTTAATCAGTGCATAACGGATCCCACAGCAGTCCTGTTCGTACTGTTCCAGCTGTACTTTAAGAGGCTGCCAGTGGTCACACATGTTTTCTCAGAGGAGACAAGATTTGCAAAACACAAGCTGTTGACCCACGCTCAAAGACGTTTCAGTCCGTCACAACACCGAACGGCCACCATTACACAGCGAATGAAGCATCCAGAAAGGGGATCAAAAAATCCTCAATGCTGCATAGAACTCTCAGCTGCATCCTGTTTCAGCAGCCTGGACCAGTTCACAAGGTCTCACTCTCAGCTCTTTATTGTATCCCCTAAGAGCCATAAAAGCAGTGAAATCATACGAGTCACGTAAGACCACATTCCTGTGACGCTCTTTGATTTTGTAATAGCGTAATAGTGTGGCCTGAAATGTCCATTCACatttctggttgtgtgtgtgtatgcgtattgctgtggggacaaaaatctgtttacaaaatgaaatgaaatgatagTCTTATCCTGATTTTGAGATTCATATATAAACTAGCACATCCAGCGTTCTGCATTGGAACAGAAAGTGACTGAGATGTTGAGAAAAAGATGGATACTGAATCATGTTTACAGGGAAATGAAAAAACCAGGAAGATCAGGTTTTTAAGGAAAGTGTTCTGTTTTTTCAAAGGTTTGTTAACAATAAGAAGAATTTAAGATATCATCAGCCTTATCCTAAACCAATGAGAGGTCAGTTACAGAAGCCAGTTTGATTTGATAGATCGGGCACGACAGCAACACCAGTGAGGACACAAAGATCAGGTCTAAATCTCTAAATACACCTGTTTGCatgcttttttaaaagtttcacCCTTTTTTAGTTAGAAATATTATCAAGGAGGAGTGAATCAGATCTCAGATCTGAGCACATATTTGCCAAACAAAGTTGTAGTGCTCTACAATGGCACGTGTGGACAGCTGCCTCATTAGCTTCTAAACTTGCATCTCTTCATTTCAGACATGCTGGCTGACCCTCTGGGCTACCCCCTGCAGGATCCTGACCTCCAGCTGCTCCCTTACAGCCAACAGCAGTACAGCCATGCCAACCTGCCCTTCTCCCTCTATGgctctccaccctcctccacttcctctccctcctcctcctcttcttcctcctcacagCATCCTCAGTACCACTACAGCCCTCACTGCCTGGAGGGGCCCTGTGATCCCACTTCTGAGCCCCACGGTGAGGCCCTGGTTCAGGGGCTCGGTGCGGTCGGTTTGCCTCTGGGACGGAGAACACGAATGGGGTTGGGAGGGAAGAGCAGAGGTCAGGAGGagctgtgtgtggtgtgtggagATAAAGCGTCAGGGTATCACTACAACGCTCTTACCTGCGAGGGTTGTAAAGGTATTTCTCCCTTCTCACTGTCTTCTGCAAGCTATTTGTTCTTTTCTCCAGTGCTGCATATTTGTATTCTCAAAGGTAAAAGGAACATTTCGTTTCACCATCACCCAGTCTTTCTCCCCCCTTCTTTACCTGGATGCTGCAGGTTTCTTCAGGCGTAGTGTGACTAAAAAGGCTGTGTATCACTGCAAGAGTGGCGGTGGCTGTGAGATGGACATGTACATGAGGAGGAAGTGCCAAGACTGCCGGCTGAGGAAGTGCCGCGCAGTGGGGATGTTGGCTGAGTGTAAGCGACCCTTACTGTACTTACActacatgaaatgaaatgctaaaCATCAGTAATCAGCAATATACATTTAGCTGATTTGGCTGGTTTGATATGAGTCTGATgatgcttatttttttaatcaggcCTTCTGACGGAGGTGCAGTGCCAGTCTAAACGACTAAGGAAAGGAAGTAAAAGCAGAGgaccagaggaagaggagaacacagacagcaagagagTCAGCCCCAGCAGCAGACTACCTGGACAGGTACCAGGAAACTATTTAATTGATTGCTATGAGGTTTTGCATTGATGTTCATGTTCACCTGAGGATGAAATCTCAATGACTTCAGTCTAATTGTGGcatttcctctagtgccacctagaggacatttttaattttctgtgaaatgtatCAGCTTTAGTGGTACTTTGTATTTAGTCTTTAGTGTATTAGTActtgtgttttgtatgtataATCCTCTTTGACAGtacattcagttttattatgCTATATTGATAGCTATATTGTGATAGAACATATTTTACTATATGGGTTGCAGAGTATTGTTACTGTTAATGTTATTATATAATTAGGTGTTTGGATGTTGGCtggcaacttttttttgttaaatgtatgTAAGTGATATCATACTAATGCTGTGGTAACTTTTATCTGCGCCAGGCTTTGTCTGCCAGTTTAACCCAAGAGCAGAAGTACATCGTGGACAGGATGGTGGAGGCCCATCGTCTGTACAGAACAcaggacagcagctgctgcagggtAGGTAACAGTATGAGGCACTAgttgtacaaaaacacattaaggagacatgttttatgttgtcttCATGCTTTCTTGTCCATGTCTGCTCAGTTGTTTGAGTGGCCATGTACAGAAGAAGGGGACGGCTTTTCTGATGTTGTGTCACCCCACCTTCAACGACTGCTACAGTTCGCTAGGACAGTGCCAGGTAAGAATTAATAATCTGCTGTAATGGGGACAGTGCTTGTTTGTAAATTCGTTGTTTTCTGAGGATTTTTGACAAGAAAAATATAGTGttgaaatattgatattttagCAAGATGTTAGGGGACTAAGAAGAGCAAAAGCTAATGTCTGGTGACGTGTCTGGTCACTGGTCACTTAAATGAAGACTTCCAAGGACACACCAATTGGAATACTAGCCTCACGAAGTTTTGTATTTGGGTTACAATTTTTGCTTGATtgtaacaacaaaaaagtcagtTTGTATGAAGAAGATAGATATGGAAATATGGTATGGTATTATGTAGCACATGGCCCATCATGATAACTAATGTTTTAAGCAATGGCTCATCCAAGGGAGCAGAAATGTGTCAATGCAACATAGAACTTCGTGCAATTCTGTAATGTGACATTTCACTTACATGAAAtcctgaacaaaaacacagactgtaTATTAAAACAAGTGATGATGTTCCCCTCACAGGTTTTGACCTCCTGGACTTTTCAGAGCAGAGctctctcttgtctgtctcGGCCCTGGAGGTTATGTTCCTGCTCTCAGCTCAGCAGTTCTCCCACAACCCAGCAAGCCCCAGTCCAGGTGAAGAAACCATCAGGCACACTTTTATGATTCATACTTTAACTCAAGTTGGCATGAAGAAAGTTCTGTCTGATCTTTGCTTTTTGATTtgattagttttttttattttttttttcttctttaatatcAGCCATGCAGCTTTTTGGCATGTCAGCACACACCTGGTTGAGAAATGTAGAGTCAAAGGAAAACATCCACAACAGGACACTGTACAACTCAGGTTAATCCAGACATGCACTCActcagaaaatattttagatCTTGCAGGCTACAGGAAAAATAGTTTAAGTTGTGTCGCACAAAAACGAACAGTTTCCCATTTGCTGCTGTGAACAGGAGGCAGTGAGGATCTCTTCAGCCCGATGCTCAACTTCTTCCACAGCATGGCAACACTGCGGGTGACGGAGGCTGAGTACGCCCTGCTCACGGctacagctctgctctgctcaggtCAGACCAGGAATACGTGCTCTCTCGTTTGTTGTCAGAAATAATCCACTCAGCTGTCAAGTCGAGACATGCAATTGTTCTATTCAACTGTGAACAATCATTAGAAACAGAAGCTTGCAGTCTTTATCAAGGTGTAAAATtgctctgctgctttcctgAGCAGTGGCAGGACAGCTGTGGGATGTTTTCCATACACTAGCTATTTGGCAATTCAGATACGTCAGTCAATGTCTggatataaacacacagaaatggatGTGTGCTTTAGTGTTGTgatcctgtctctgtctctgttcctgtCCTGCAGACCGTGCGTCTCTGCAGACAGCCAGCTCTGTTGAGAAAATGCAGGAACTGATCCTGGACCTGCTCTCCAGGGTGTGTGGAGCCCAGGCCGGAGCTGCACGAGGGGGACCACAGCGGTTTGGCCGCCTGCTGAGCAGACTGACAGAGCTACGAACCCTCCGTCACAACTACCTCCTGCTGACAAGCCAGCAGCCTGGACTCTGACGGAGAGGATGTACTGGATATTGGTGAAAAATTGTACAAAGTAATTTTGGAAACACAagattttcatttgatattgATCAGACTGTGTTGGattattttgtctctgttgtcgaaaatcttccttttctctcagctgaTTTCACTTTAATCAGTCCTGCAGTTATTACTGAACTTTTAGCCTCTAATGGgactgaagtgtgtgtatgtggactgtAGTTTGTTGGGACAAAGGATATTTTAtagctctttttttttactgttgtaTGCAGCTAATATGTACACTTAACATTCCTTTTTACTATGTTGAtcattgttaaaataaaacaaaaatgcagactGCGTACAAGCTGGAGTTCACTTCTGACTGCAATAAGTTAAAATCGTGATGATCGTGAGGACTGATTTCACCTTaagtttaaataaacacaaatataactGCAGTTAAGTATCCCAAAAAGGTTTTTAATAGAGaatttatttcccaaaatgagGAAATACTGGTtcagacaaaatatttgaaCAGGTAAAATATGCAGGTCGTACAAGCTTATAAAGgtgtatttttccatttgatAAAATGGGGCTcttgacaataaataaaatcttccAGGGGTCAACAGTGAATGATGACGGTTGGTCTTGCTTAAAATCATTCAAATCAAAGGAATCCGTGGACTCAACTGTTGGCTggctgtatgttttttttttttaaaccttactacatttgttttaaataagaTTTAATTCTCAACTTTAACCAATATAGctttatttctatatttctgtctcccataaataaattatttctctctgtatcaAAAAGAGAATTCAAATATAAAGAACAATGGCTCATTGTGTTGTATGCTCtaaatgtacatacacacacatacatacacacacacagcacaatgaAATTACATAAATGACCAGCTAAGTACACTGCAGCAAGTCAGGAATTATTTTATCTCCACAAATATACACAGCCTCGCTTTGCCCCTCGTGGGTTGATTGAAATACGCATTTTAAAACAGcgacattaaattaaaatgagttTGATAATACACATACTTATGTACACAAAGTGTGCCTTTATAATATACAAGTGTCTTtgtaaaagattaaaatgtaaaaagctcTTGTATAAAAGATGGCAGTTCTCCATTCATATGTCTTCTGCGTTTCATATAAATATTTCCAATCTCTTTTCTGACAGTTTGATTCCTTGGCAGTAGCATTATACAAAATAGAGGGGAATACTTTTACATTTGATCCAGACATACAGCTTCAACACATCCAGGAGAAGTAAGCAGATACCTCGACACATCCCTGAACAGGGCATTAACGCTTACTTTCTGCAGCAACATGGGACCTACAGGCAACTTCATTCAGACATGGAGCTCCACGTCTACAGCGATCACACGAGGGCAAATGCCACCGCTCCCGTGTATCAGACACTAGTGGTTTGGTAAAGAACTACAGTCCAGTAACTCTGTGCTGCCACGGCAACCTCTTCAGACCACAGTGTGAGTATAAGTTTGACTGACAGCGGCACTCGGCCCACCTGCTGCTTTAAGACCAAAGAGAAATGCATAGTGGCAGGATGTGGTCTCACCGTCGCCCTCTAAAGGTAGTTGGAGGCCACAAAGCCGTGGCTGTGGCTGACTCTGCTCTGGTGGATCATGGCACGGTCGTATGCCACCTGAACAGATTTGCGGATGCTCGACTTACGGCCCTCCATAATACGCAGTTTATCTGCCGTGTCGTCTACTCCCAAGGGTGTCACCTTGTTGCGTGGGAGCCACTGCCTACAGCACCAAAAACAGATTTAGATTGTTTATTTAGACTTGAAAACGGAGTAATGATGAACACTTTCACTGGACCTGTTGTGTCTGTATATTTTGGACTTAACTTAAAATCCAGTACGTTATATTAGATTTAAGTTATCTGAAAATAGCCTTAAATTTAACAGGCAAAATAACAACTTTTACCAAGTACAGCAGTTATGCCCCCTGCCCGCCCGCTGAAGTGCATTTAACTACAGAACCTGTCTGGTCTGTTGGAATGCATTTAATCATGTCTGTTTGAACCTCACCATGTCCGCTTGTTGTCAAAGAAGAGCACCAGGTAAAGCCGCTCGCTGgtctcctcctgcctctgctCCCCCAGACGGAGGACGTCTTTGGGTGGGACAGGGATGGGCACGCCATTGTGCAGCAGGCCCTCCTCGGGCATCTCTGGGTCGACGATCTGGAatgaacacacagtcagtcttACAAGGAATTTAGGTCTGTTTCGGGCACTACACACAGCTGCTCTTCGGTCCCAGGGATCTGCTGATTTTTGTTTATATCAGCGTTGAACTCATTTTGACTCTTCTAAACATTGTTTGGTGAAAGGTGTATTTAAGAGCTTATATTAGGTGGTGTTTCAGCCACATTAGGTAGAAAAAGGGTTTACCAGAGCAGGATAGGAGGGATATCCCCGACACTTGGCCCAAACCAGCTCCAGAGGCTCCAGCTCGGTCTCATCCTCAGATATTTGGCTGCTATTGCCTGCAAAAAAAGTAGATGGTGACAATCTTTTATGAATAACAAGGAAATGACACAATAACAGGAAACAGGACATTCACACATATATTTTCTCAGTAAGGTTATACAGAGTAGTGCGATACATTTTGTGACAAAAACTTTCCTATGCTTAAAGCACATTTGTGAACAAGAAAATAAAGGGAAAAGAGGTTGACACACAGCAATTTAAATTAAggtgaatgaacagaaaaaacaaaaaaagacatacCAGTGTAATCTGAGTCTCCATTGACTATCTCCAAGAAGGGGATTTTGGAAAGAGCTGGTTTCCCAAGGCTTCGTCTGGGTGGTGAGCTGCTGTGAGACAGAACGTTGTATTGTCAATGTGTTGTCAATCATTATGATAACCAAGCAACCACTGATGACAGATGTGCTGTGTCTTACATTTCTTTGTGGAGGAGCGGACAAGGCCTGTACTCAGAGTCAGACCCGCCGTCTTTGGCCTTGTTAAAGCCGTTGGTCAGTCCTGAaggaaaataagagaaaactCAGAAGTATGAGCATGACCAGCGCAGAAAAGGGGACATCTAAGTACAGATATGCTTGGTCTCAatgaatgtcaaaatgaaaaacacagtaCAGTGCTACAACAACAACCATACTACAAGAGTACAGCCCACATTAATCACAGATACGAGTGGCTGGAGGTGGGATTAgacaatatttgttttgttgatcaAGTAGACTGTGGACAGCAAAAACAAGTTCTTATACTGTGATCCAAGGATAAATGATTGCTACACCATGTTAAGTCTGACATGTTGTAAAATGTCTAACTAGCATTAGCTAGCTACCTGGGTTGATAAACAaggtgacacacaaaaaaaggcaaCTGCTCCTTCATCTCTTGCAGAAGAGGCGAGAAGAAGCGAGAATGGAGCTAAATTTAACCTTACTGTAACTGCACTCTAACAAGTCATACAACCCTGTTGAGACTTGTCCACTGGTGGCTATATGATCACACCGTCTTCAACAGGTGGTCAGTTCTATGACAAATCACTGAAGAGGATATCGGGGAGAAGAAAAGTCCAATGTCAGTAACTGAAAAAAGCTTCTCACCACTTTCCAGTGAATGATTTGGTGTTTTCTCCAGCTCGCTATCTGAGCACGTGTCTCGACTGGGGGTCCATTTTTCAATGAGGTTGGAGGGTCCTGGGCTTTTCTGTGGGGTCTTGGATGGCGTGGACAAAGGTGTGGAGCACGGGGTACTGGCTGCAGAACTGGGTGCTGTAGGGGTGTTGCTTGTATCACCATCCTGCGGCCCTTTTCCATTCAGCAAGGGGCCGTCTCGCTCTCTAAACAGCTTGGCTCCATTTTTTGCCTTCTTGAACAACACAGAGGTTCGTCGTCCAACTCCCCCACTGCTGGGCCGTGGAGGTGTATTGAGCTCTGGGAGGCCGTTGGACATCGTCTGTCCTTCACTGTGCAAATCAGGAGGAGGTGACGCTGGCCGCTCCTGTGCTTTAGTGCAATTAATGTTCTCTGCGGCGCTGTCTGAGAGGTCAGTGTCCAGTTTTAGCCGTTTGCAGGGCCAGCTGGGGGACAGGGGCTCCCCTGTGATTGGCCGCAGGGTGGGTGGCTCCAGAGGTGCGTCCCCCTGTCGTGGGGGAGGAGCCGGTCCTGTAGGTTCCAGTGTCGGGGGTGAGGTGGATTTGATGTCTTCTGGAAGattagagaagaaaaatgaaattcaatttCTCTCAGCGTTTATATGAAATGAATGCCCATTTAGTATGTAGTGTGATGTGACGGTGTAGTATTCACACTGGAAAATGGTGTCACTTCAAAATGACTTCATTCTAAGAGTCTAACCACAGCGCAGAGGGAGTTGACGTATTCTGTAGATATGGAGGACCTTATCAAGACGAGTGGTAAATAACTTTGCTCTCACAACTGTACACCATCCACATGGTAACATGGCAGTATTTTATGAGTCAACTGACACAAATCACAGGTGTTCTCCTGCCCTCCTCTACAGTAGCAAGAGACTGTTTGACAGGACTAGTCTGTAGTCAGAGGTGGGATGATATGGCATGACTGTGGCCAATGGAGAGTGGTGAGTCCATGAGATTGATGTATTGAAGAGGTGCAGACAAAGAGTGTATTGGGAGAGAGGGGTTGTGAGGCAGCCATGGCTAACGAGACTCTGTGGGCCCCTACTTACTAGACTGGAGACAGTGGGGTGGTTGGGGTTGGTGCGTGGGGGGGACCCTGGCTCAATTACCTGAGGACAATGTTCCGTTAGCTCATTTTCACAACTGGTCTCATTGAATAAAAGAGTTATTAAGAGGCTTTCAAAGGTTCATGCATTGGCATTTTCATACTGTTGAAACATCACTGCTTTTCATCACCCACCTTTGTCTGAAGACGAAAGGCCATTGTCTGCTTTGGCATCTTTgttatcatcttcatcatcatcctcatcatcctcatcatcatccttcAGATGTCCATTGTGGCGGGGATGTTGGCCCTGCCTGTAGCGGATGTTGTTGATCTCGCGACGAAGCAAGCGAATGCGTCGAGTTCGGGCTCCACTGCATCGCATGGAGGTAACAAAGTCCAGCTTTTCcaacagctccttcagctgtTCCTCCACTGTCATATGAAGCCGGTTATCTGGATCCAACACACTGTCAACTGGGCAGAACAGGAAGGAGTGAGTCTAACGGTGAAACATGTTCCATGAAGGGGCAACAAATATGAATTTAATACTGATAATCTTTTAATTGAAGGTGATTACCTAACCCACCACACGTGCCGTAAACAGTTTATAAGCAGGCATACAATATTCAGTTTTGAGACCCTTTACAAAGCATCACTGAGAGAAGCAGTGATCAACTGATGGAtccagaaaacagaaaggaaggaGACATCCAATTAAATAATCAGCGAGCAGCGAAAGAGGCACTGTGTTGATTAAAATCCAGCTcttatttttctcaaaataaaaatcagtggGATTGCCCAGATAATTTACTGCTAAacactttctctgctctgctaacatttgctgccacttttctgtttgctctttttCACTCAGTCACATAAACATTATTCACTGCCCTATTCAGAAGCTACTGATATACTTATTCTTATGACAAACATTAACTTACAGCACATCCTATACATACATTTTTCAGCATTGTTCACCTTTCTCTGCTGCTACTTGGTGTGTTATCACAAAAAAACTTGACTGTGATGGTGCACTGTGCCTTGTGGAATGCGGGGCAGAGATTAGCGATAGGTTGTAATCTTACATTGTACTTATTTATCCAGTTGTTAGTAGAGGCAAATAAGAATGTGACAGTAGCACTGTTGGGCCCTGAAATACACTGTCTAAGAGCTACCTTGATACATGTCATACCTCATTCAAACCACTCAAAAGAAAGGTCCCTCACACAAGAAACTGCCACACCACTAAAAGTCTACTTCATATACAGCAGCCTGAAATCAACAGAAGTGCGATATGCAAAATGAAACATGCAACAGTGCCATATACTGGCAGTCCTGGTCCTGATATTAGTGTTACCTGGAGGAACAGACTAACTCCTCTAATTtgaaatcacaaacaaaatccCATTGAGCATTTTTACAGCCCTTCTCAGACTGAGATGCACAATTCCCACTTAGCAGCCATTCAGTGAAAAATGCAACCATTGCTTATTAACAAACAAGCTGTAGTTATTTTTGGAGGAGGGCTGTTGGTTCTCACTTAGAAcctaaaataaacagtgaaaacaacaatattttctgtttaggTGCTGTTAGTGACACTCACACttcatgtacattttaaaatagcAAATCTCAACATAAGCTGAGCTAACTTTTAGTCCTGTCTACTCAACTTTGAGTTGCAGTGCACTGACGCATTATCATCAAAATAATTGTTTCTTAATTGTACTGGATCATAGACCTTGTAACAAAGTATTAAATCATATGTTCATGTTCACATCATGTGTTCAAGTGTCCTGCTGACTACCACCACTGTGACTTACCATCCTCCCAGGTGCAGCTGTAAAAGTCTCGTTTCTGCGGTGACTCTGGGAGTAGCATGCCGGTGTCTAGGTCCAGGCCGGTGTTGGTGGCTTGTCGTTGAGCGTGACGCAGTATGGCTCCCCCTAAGTCTCGAAGACGCAGCGCTGCCCGGTGGAAGACTGTGTCCTTAGTGTTGTAGAGGAGGCAGTTCGACACCATCAGGTTGAAATCGACTTCCAGGTCAGTCACTGAGCGGTAGGCATGACTCTCCAGCTTAGTGTGCATAGTGGAAAAGTCCATGGGCTGGCTGATGAACTCCAGGTAGTCTGGGACCTGGGGACAAGGCACAGCACAACAAAAGTATTAACAAAGAGAATGGACACATGCTGGAAAAATTTAATCAAGATTGAACCCTGTGGagttaaaatgattttctttctaaTGTCCTATAGAATTGCTAAGTGAGAGGAGCTATTTTGGTCGTCCTGATTCCAGACCACATCTACTAAGTTGGGGGTACAAGCCTGGGTATATAAACACTTTAGGGGAGGGGTTAACTAGGACTCCTAAAGTGTATTTAAGCAAGAAATATTGAGTTATCAAACGTAACATTCCATCACATGCCCCTGTAACAATGGGCAGGACTTGAAGGCTATGCTGTCGATCAAACTGATTTTCAATCTTAAATCGCTTCACTTTTGATTTCTGGGTGAATTCAGCAACTATGGAGCCGTGTTTGGTCTGTAGttaatttgtgcttttgtctgGGTTCATAGCAACAGCAGTCAAGGTTCATGTGCATCGTGGTATTTAGAATCATCTGCCaaaatgatggacaaaacaagacaaacaggaacCAGTGTTCCTTTGTTAAGTAACATCAGGATGCCATTTAAGGAAGTATTTGAAATGGGAGAACAATTCTGGAAACAGCTGTCTCAGTGTCTGACCTCCGTGATGTTGACTGGCTGTGCAAAGATCTGAGCTGCATCCTTCTCCTGTAACTGCTGCAGAGTGGAGCGGAGCAGCACCAACATCGGAGTCAGTTTCATCTCCAGAGCCGCCTGGTGAACTTTGACCTGCAGTTGCCACAGGATACGCATGTGATGTCAACAAATGTGAAAGTTACAACTAAAACAGTTTCCATAGACAGCCAAAGACTGAGAAGGGAGGTGATCGCCTGTGATAATGTGAACTAACCAAGCCAGGTTACTCTATGAAATGTGATAAAATCACAATATTCTACAAGTACAAAGTTGTCCAAAGACAACCAGACTATTGTTCTCACATGGTCAGATTTCCACTGGCTACCCAGTACATCATATGTATAGTTGTCAACTTCCTTTTAAAGGGGTTtggttgtttttccttttggtaAAGCAGTTCTACACATTCATAGCAGCCAGCTGCTGGTTTGTTTTGCCGCTTAGTTGTGCAGATGGGACAGTGCCATCTGATAGAGATGTGAACATGTACTTTCTATCAGGCAtgcaaagaaaaccaaaaatctCAGAACTTCAGGCTATACTGGAGACCATAAAATTTTAAATGGCTGTAATTT
It includes:
- the nr1h5 gene encoding nuclear receptor subfamily 1, group H, member 5 isoform X2; protein product: MREWTELEMSFSAGGFLSSSDGYCSTEQQLQYYDMLADPLGYPLQDPDLQLLPYSQQQYSHANLPFSLYGSPPSSTSSPSSSSSSSSQHPQYHYSPHCLEGPCDPTSEPHGEALVQGLGAVGLPLGRRTRMGLGGKSRGQEELCVVCGDKASGYHYNALTCEGCKGFFRRSVTKKAVYHCKSGGGCEMDMYMRRKCQDCRLRKCRAVGMLAECLLTEVQCQSKRLRKGSKSRGPEEEENTDSKRVSPSSRLPGQALSASLTQEQKYIVDRMVEAHRLYRTQDSSCCRLFEWPCTEEGDGFSDVVSPHLQRLLQFARTVPGFDLLDFSEQSSLLSVSALEVMFLLSAQQFSHNPASPSPAMQLFGMSAHTWLRNVESKENIHNRTLYNSGGSEDLFSPMLNFFHSMATLRVTEAEYALLTATALLCSDRASLQTASSVEKMQELILDLLSRVCGAQAGAARGGPQRFGRLLSRLTELRTLRHNYLLLTSQQPGL
- the nr1h5 gene encoding nuclear receptor subfamily 1, group H, member 5 isoform X1; protein product: MREWTELEMSFSAGGFLSSSDGYCSTEQQLQYYDMLADPLGYPLQDPDLQLLPYSQQQYSHANLPFSLYGSPPSSTSSPSSSSSSSSQHPQYHYSPHCLEGPCDPTSEPHGEALVQGLGAVGLPLGRRTRMGLGGKSRGQEELCVVCGDKASGYHYNALTCEGCKGFFRRSVTKKAVYHCKSGGGCEMDMYMRRKCQDCRLRKCRAVGMLAECLLTEVQCQSKRLRKGSKSRGPEEEENTDSKRVSPSSRLPGQALSASLTQEQKYIVDRMVEAHRLYRTQDSSCCRLFEWPCTEEGDGFSDVVSPHLQRLLQFARTVPGFDLLDFSEQSSLLSVSALEVMFLLSAQQFSHNPASPSPVSSLISAMQLFGMSAHTWLRNVESKENIHNRTLYNSGGSEDLFSPMLNFFHSMATLRVTEAEYALLTATALLCSDRASLQTASSVEKMQELILDLLSRVCGAQAGAARGGPQRFGRLLSRLTELRTLRHNYLLLTSQQPGL